From Weissella confusa, a single genomic window includes:
- the atpB gene encoding F0F1 ATP synthase subunit A — protein sequence MGEKTATFSIAGLTFDWSIIISTTVTFAIVFFLAFWMSRKLVMKPAGASKQNFLEWIIDFTNGIVDGSLPNRTGTNLKFFAFSMFMFIFVANQLGVAFVVDFNDVTFLRSPTANPLVTMTLALIAIGMSHYLGVQKLGFKNYFKSVYLSPFSALLPINIIEQFTSFLTLGLRLFGNIFAGEMVLSLLWELAKSAGVVSFVPAFLLTMIWQAFSLFVGSIQAYVFVTLTTVYVSEKTEIEE from the coding sequence GTGGGTGAGAAGACCGCAACCTTTAGCATTGCGGGGCTAACGTTCGACTGGAGCATCATTATTTCAACGACTGTTACATTCGCTATTGTTTTCTTCTTGGCGTTTTGGATGTCTCGTAAGCTGGTTATGAAGCCAGCTGGCGCGTCAAAGCAAAACTTCCTTGAGTGGATTATCGATTTTACCAACGGTATCGTTGATGGATCGCTTCCAAATCGAACTGGAACTAATTTGAAGTTCTTCGCATTCTCAATGTTCATGTTCATCTTTGTTGCCAACCAACTAGGTGTTGCCTTCGTGGTTGACTTCAATGACGTAACGTTCTTGCGTTCTCCAACGGCTAATCCGTTGGTCACGATGACCTTGGCATTGATTGCAATCGGAATGTCCCACTACTTGGGTGTTCAAAAGCTCGGATTCAAAAACTACTTCAAGTCAGTTTACTTGAGTCCATTCAGCGCATTGCTGCCAATTAACATTATTGAACAATTCACGAGTTTCTTGACATTGGGACTTCGTTTGTTCGGTAATATTTTTGCCGGTGAAATGGTCTTGTCTCTTCTTTGGGAATTGGCAAAATCAGCCGGTGTCGTATCATTCGTTCCAGCATTCTTGCTAACGATGATTTGGCAAGCATTCTCTTTGTTTGTCGGAAGTATTCAAGCTTATGTCTTTGTGACGTTGACGACAGTTTACGTTTCAGAAAAGACTGAGATTGAAGAGTAA
- a CDS encoding solute carrier family 23 protein has product MDMKRDVVLDVNEKPGFLQWIGLSLQHMFSMFGSTVLVPLLVGLNPGIALFSSGVGTLLHILITKKQIPAYMGSSFAFIIPMVALMKTTGYPGVATGVISVGIVYLIVAAIVAVIGTNWIEKLLPPIVVGPIIMVIGLSLSSSAAQSATLLNGKYDIRVFAVAMITLGLTIVFNMFLKGFLGLIPILLGIVGGYIFAILFGLVDLAPVAHAAWFALPDFDIPFVDYRPVMHWGAIIVMAPLALVTITEHLGHLMVLDDLTGRDFMRNPGLHRTLAGDGTASIFAGLVGGPSVTSYGENIGVMAITKVHSVYVLIGAAVFAILFSFVGKLSALIQSIPGAVTGGVSFLLFGVIAASGLRIIVENKIDFNLKRNLMIASSVLVIGIGNAYLQVGEGNDIIQFSGVAIATVLGIFLNLVLPEKAASEK; this is encoded by the coding sequence ATGGATATGAAGCGTGACGTCGTACTTGACGTTAATGAGAAGCCTGGGTTCTTGCAATGGATTGGATTGTCATTGCAACACATGTTCTCAATGTTTGGGTCAACGGTTTTGGTACCGTTGTTGGTTGGTTTGAATCCTGGAATTGCCTTGTTCAGTTCTGGTGTGGGAACTTTGCTCCACATCTTGATTACGAAGAAGCAAATTCCAGCGTACATGGGTTCTAGTTTTGCCTTCATCATTCCGATGGTGGCCTTGATGAAGACCACAGGATACCCTGGTGTTGCCACTGGTGTTATCTCAGTTGGTATTGTTTACTTGATTGTGGCTGCAATCGTTGCCGTAATCGGTACGAACTGGATTGAAAAGTTGTTGCCACCGATCGTGGTCGGGCCAATCATTATGGTTATCGGTTTGTCATTGTCATCATCAGCTGCACAATCAGCAACGTTGTTGAACGGTAAGTACGACATCCGCGTCTTCGCGGTTGCGATGATCACGTTGGGATTGACGATTGTCTTCAACATGTTCTTGAAAGGCTTCCTTGGTTTGATTCCAATCTTGTTGGGAATCGTTGGTGGATATATCTTCGCTATCTTGTTCGGGTTGGTTGATTTGGCACCAGTTGCACACGCTGCTTGGTTCGCCTTGCCAGACTTCGACATTCCATTCGTTGATTACAGGCCAGTCATGCACTGGGGCGCAATCATCGTTATGGCGCCATTGGCTTTGGTAACGATCACGGAGCACTTGGGTCACTTGATGGTCTTGGATGACTTGACGGGACGCGACTTCATGCGTAACCCAGGTTTGCACCGTACGTTGGCTGGTGACGGTACTGCCTCAATCTTTGCCGGATTGGTCGGTGGACCTTCAGTGACATCATATGGTGAAAACATTGGTGTTATGGCCATTACGAAGGTGCACTCAGTTTACGTTTTGATTGGTGCCGCCGTATTCGCCATCTTGTTCTCATTCGTTGGTAAGTTGTCAGCGTTGATCCAATCAATTCCTGGCGCCGTTACGGGTGGTGTGTCATTCTTGCTATTCGGTGTTATCGCAGCGTCAGGTTTGCGTATCATCGTTGAAAACAAGATCGACTTCAACTTGAAGCGTAACTTGATGATTGCCTCATCAGTTTTGGTTATCGGTATCGGTAACGCTTACCTACAAGTGGGTGAGGGTAACGACATCATCCAATTCTCTGGTGTTGCCATCGCCACTGTCTTGGGGATTTTCTTGAATTTGGTATTGCCAGAAAAGGCTGCTTCAGAGAAATAG